Proteins from one Rosa chinensis cultivar Old Blush chromosome 7, RchiOBHm-V2, whole genome shotgun sequence genomic window:
- the LOC112178379 gene encoding vegetative cell wall protein gp1-like — protein sequence MASYPYYSPPPPPSSYPYYSPPPPPPSPPCNETTTTLPPPPPPPPSPPCNDTTRTISPPLPPPLALPPPPPQMPLPPPPSSYYSPPQPSPPPPPPPPSYYSPPLLSPPPPSPPPPTSVPPPPPSIPPPIYPPHKHPPPPSQPPPPPPPPPGPPPSHPPHKHPPHKLPPPPSPSPSGPPPTLPPPSHPPHKHPPHKLPPPPSPPPPPPSSHPTPSPSSPPPKTPTPPPPSHPSPSISPPLHPPPSPSPLPPTMLPPSHPPPSLPPPPSVQPPSPPPSPLPPALTPPAVPPPSSPPPPVQPPSSSPPPVPPPASPPPSLPPPLSPPLTPLPPPHPAPSVPPPSHPPLSPLSPSPSPPTLPPSYTPPPSLLPPSSSPKFPPILTPEPPICQCVCPAPSPYYNSIAPSPQSSPSHSHRTVYLATFVSLGGLFFLAFLAIGLFCLHKKKKKSRAAYGDQGVSHAEEQGEVHTFQSIPTANQSVAVNIDDQNPNVEPKSYGDGGEEGEENDPDKSPSRRKRPIRRRTRAQGKRDSNHGDNIIAAIGADSNEELDSEDDDEESDQPKDSDKSSRRRKRGSSGRTQKREPKTNRNRDHNGDQSVSVTIDDDDDDEDPDVELESQEDDNKSNGSDKDSLRRDKRESGRRSRTRGSKHKEPSTSNRDTDDRKTS from the coding sequence ATGGCCAGTTATCCATACTATTCCccgccaccaccaccttcaTCGTATCCTTACtactcaccaccaccaccaccaccttcaccaccatgTAACGAAACTACTACAACACTCCCACCTCCACCCCCACCACCACCCTCACCACCATGTAACGACACTACTCGAACTATATCACCACCTTTGCCGCCTCCGCTAGCactaccaccaccaccgccacaAATGCCACTGCCACCACCACCTTCATCTTACTACTCCCCACCACAACCTTCaccaccgccgccaccaccacctccatcatATTACTCCCCACCACTActttcaccaccaccaccatcaccccCACCACCAACTTCAGTTCCACCACCTCCACCTTCAATACCACCGCCCATATATCCACCACATAAACatccaccaccaccttcacagccaccaccaccaccaccaccaccaccaggaCCACCACCTTCGCACCCACCCCATAAACATCCACCACACAaactaccaccaccaccatcaccttCACCATCAGGACCACCACCTACACTACCGCCACCCTCACACCCACCCCATAAACATCCACCACACAAACTGCcgccaccaccttcaccaccaccaccaccgccatcATCACATCCCACACCTTcaccatcatcaccaccacctaAAACACCTACACCACCGCCACCATCTCATCCATCACCTTCAATATCGCCACCATTACATccaccaccttcaccatcaCCTTTACCGCCTACTATGTTGCCACCTTCACACCCACCACCTTCATTGCCACCTCCACCTTCAGTGCAGCCACCAAGTCCACCACCTTCACCTTTACCACCCGCACTAACCCCGCCTGCAGTGCCGCCACCATCAAGTCCACCACCTCCGGTGCAGCCACCATCAAGTTCACCACCTCCGGTGCCGCCACCAGCAAGTCCCCCACCTTCATTGCCACCGCCATTAAGTCCACCACTTACACCATTACCACCTCCTCATCCCGCTCCTTCAGTTCCACCACCATCACATCCACCACTTTCACCATTGTCACCGTCACCATCACCacctacactgccaccatcataCACACCACCACCTTCTCTGTTGCCGCCATCATCCTCACCCAAGTTTCCTCCGATACTCACCCCAGAGCCACCAATTTGCCAGTGTGTATGCCCAGCACCAAGTCCTTATTATAATTCAATTGCCCCATCACCGCAAAGTTCACCATCTCATAGCCATCGCACTGTTTATCTTGCCACTTTTGTCTCTCTTGGTGGATTGTTCTTTCTTGCATTCCTTGCAATTGGTCTCTTTTGCTtgcataagaagaagaaaaagtcaaGGGCAGCATACGGAGATCAAGGTGTTTCTCATGCAGAGGAGCAAGGAGAAGTTCACACCTTTCAGAGCATCCCCACAGCTAACCAAAGTGTAGCTGTCAATATAGATGATCAAAATCCGAATGTTGAACCGAAATCTTATGGTGACGGCGGTgaggaaggagaagaaaatgatcCTGACAAAAGTCCTAGTCGTCGTAAACGTCCTATTCGTCGTCGTACTAGAGCACAAGGAAAAAGAGACTCCAATCATGGTGACAACATAATTGCTGCAATTGGTGCCGATTCAAATGAGGAATTAGACTccgaagatgatgatgaagaatcaGATCAACCTAAAGATTCAGATAAAAGTTCTCGTCGCCGGAAACGTGGTTCTAGTGGTCGCACCCAAAAAAGAGAGCCTAAAACAAATCGGAACCGTGATCATAATGGTGACCAAAGTGTGTCTGTCAcaattgatgatgatgatgatgatgaagatccaGATGTGGAACTGGAATCACAAGAAGATGACAATAAATCAAATGGTTCAGATAAAGATTCGCTTCGTCGTGATAAACGTGAGTCTGGTCGACGTAGTCGTACGCGAGGAAGCAAACACAAAGAGCCTTCCACGTCCAACCGTGATACCGATGACCGCAAAACTTCATAA